The genomic segment TGTGTTCAGTCAATTCCCTGTTATCGTAACACATTGAACAAAAATCTGCCGAGTGGCAGGTCACAGGCACGCCGAAGTTTTTCTGACTTTTTTTCTATAAAAGATTTATTTTATCCTGAAATATCAAAAGAAATGCCCGAGCGCCGCCAGGTATTTTTTGTTGATAACGTTTTCATTTTCATTTAAAATAAAGGCAGGATCTTAAAATGATCCTGCTGAATGATCTGAGCCTTCTTTACCTGTTCATTCAATGACAGGTCTAATGATGATCACACATCACAAAGCTATGCTGAAAAGAAATCCCGCTCCTTTTTGGGAGCGGGCGTGTGACATGTCTGTCAATCCAGAAAATCTTTCAGCTGTTTACTCCGGCTCGGGTGACGAAGTTTACGCAAAGCCTTTGCCTCAATCTGTCTGATCCGTTCTCTTGTTACTCCGAAGACTTTTCCGACCTCTTCCAGTGTCCGAGTACGTCCGTCATCAAGTCCGAAGCGAAGTCTGAGCACATTTTCCTCGCGGTCGGTGAGTGTGTCCAGCACATCTTCGAGCTGCTCCTTAAGAAGCTCATAGGCAGCTGCATCAGACGGCGCTTTGGCATCATGGTCCTCAATGAAGTCGCCGAGGTGCGAGTCGTCCTCTTCGCCGATTGGCGTTTCAAGAGAAACGGGTTCCTGTGCAATCTTCAGAATTTCTCTGACCTTTTCGGGAGATAAATTCATTTCTTTTCCGATCTCTTCAGGAGTGGGTTCTCTGCCCAGATCCTGAAGCTGCTGCCTTTGGACACGAATCAGCTTATTGATCGTTTCAACCATATGAACCGGAATACGGATTGTTCTCGCCTGATCGGCAATGGCCCGGGTGATGGCCTGGCGGATCCACCATGTCGCATAGGTGCTGAATTTAAATCCTTTAGTGTAGTCGAATTTTTCGACCGCCTTAATCAAGCCCATATTCCCTTCCTGAATCAGGTCGAGAAACAGCATGCCACGCCCCACGTATCTTTTAGCGATACTTACAACAAGACGCAGGTTGGCTTCTGCCAGACGTCTCTTGGCTTCTTCATCTCCGGCTTGTATTCGTTTGGCCAGTGCAATCTCCTCGTCTGCAGACAGCAGATCAACACGCCCGATTTCTTTCAGGTACATTCTGACCGGGTCATTGATTTTCACGCCTGGTGGTACACTCAGATCGTTTAAATCGAATGCTTCTTCTTTGTTATTTTTATCAGAATCGGATTCTTCGGATTCATCCGAGACATCAACGCCCTGATCGGCAAGCATCTCGTAAAATTCATCCATTTGTTCCGGTTCCTGATCAAATGGCGCAAGACGGTTTGCAATTTCCTGATAGGTCAGGTGACCCCGTTTCTTTCCTAATTCAAGAAGCCGTTCTTTTTCCTGATCTGCGGTCAGTTCCGGTTCCGCCTTACTCGTTTTGCCGGCCATTTGATCCCCTCCTTCCGACGCTTACTCAGCGAAATTTGTATCCAGTTGTTTCTTCATATCGATGATCCGGGACAAAATCTGTGCAGCCTCTGAATATCGGCCACTTTGCTCTGCCTGTTTTCTCTTCTCTTCCAGCTCCGAGATCATCGATGATTTTGAATGCCTGATGACTTGATGGATACAGTCCGATATCTCCTGTTCCTCCGCCTGGGGACTCATAGAAATCATGGATAATTCCACCGCTCTCTTTTGAAGTAAAGGATCCTCAATTTGCTGGATAAAAAGGCCTTCGTCAGGTGGATTCCCGTCATCATAATAGGCATACAGACCGGCGGCCAGTGCCTGGTCGATTTCCGAGTGAAACAGCCCCCCCACCGATTTCCTGACACGTTCCGTTATCTCCCTGCTTCTCATCATTCTTGCGAGCAGTCTTCGCTCTGCCATTTCGTAGGCGGGGGCAATCCGGTTGTCCCGGTTGATCGGTGTGGTTTCTGCTGCATGTTTCTCGCCCTTTTCACGTTTTTTGGCCGCATAATACATCTGCGTTTCCTGCCTTTTCAGGGCGTCAAGAGAAATCGAAAATTCCTCAGAGAGAAGTCTCAGGTAATGATCACGTTCCACCGCTCTGTTTAACGCAGTGATTTCACCCAATACATCTTCGATATAAAGCAGTCGATCTCCTTCATCACTGAGATTCCTTTTTCTGCGGAAGTAATCCATCTTGAATGTCATCAACGTCTGGCTTGCCCCTATTACATCCCTCTTAAAACGTTCGCCGCCAAACTTGCAAATGTAGTCATCGGGGTCCAATCCTTCAGGCATCTTAGCGATTTTAACAATTTTACCGTTTCCCTTCAACATGTTTGAAGCACGAAAACTTGCTTCAATCCCTGCCGTATCCGAGTCGTAGCAGATAATAATCGTATCGGCCACCCTTGTAAGTATGGCTGCCTGTTCCTCTGTCAGTGAGGTGCCCATAGAGGCAACGCTGTTTTGGATGCCTGCCTGATGCGCCCGCACAACATCCACATAGCCTTCAAGAAGGACGACCTGATTACTTTTCCTGATGTGCTGCCGGGCAATATGATAACCATACAGGATTCGTCCCTTTTGAAAGACAGGCGACTCAGGTGAGTTCAAATATTTCGGTTTATCATCACCGACCGTTCTTCCACCGAATGCAACGGTCTGCCCCCGCATATTACATATTGGGAAAATGATTCGGTTGCGAAAACGGTCAAAATACTGGTTATCAAAACCGCGTTTAGCAATCAGCCCTGCACGTTCCATCTGATCCAGACTGATCTTTCTCTTCTGAATCAGAGATGTGGCAGCATTCCAGCTGTTTACCGCATATCCGATTCTGAACTGCTTAATCATTTCCGGACTGAATGAACGGTCTTTAAGATAACGTACAGCAGGCCCCCCATACTTTGAAGTTCCGAGCAAATAATGATAAAATTTGGTTAACAGTTCAAAACCATCCAGAAGAAGCTTTCTGGATTGATCTTTAGAATGGCCGGGCGACCTGTGCTGATCAGGTAACCCGCCAAGATCTATCTGGGCCTTGTCTGCAAGAAACTGAGCTGCATCCGGGAAAGACAGCCCCTCAATCTCCATAACAAATGTAAAGATGTTGCCACCGGCACCACAACCAAAGCAATGATAAAGCTGTTTGTCAGGGGAAACGGAAAAAGACGGTGTCCGTTCACTGTGAAAGGGACAAAGTCCCATATAATTCTTACCCTGCTTATTAAGCTGCACATAATCACTGATAACTTCCACTATATCAAGAGATTTTCTGATTTTCTCAATTGCCCTTTGCTGTAGTTGCAAAACATCATGCACCACCAACATTACTACTTATTTATATCCTAATGAATCAAACGGCATAACAAATTTGTCAAGGCAAATGAAAAATTTTTCCGATCCCGGTCAGAAAACCGCCTGGGTCCTCTGATTTTCCTGCCGGATTGGAGTGATTTATATGACAGATATCGTTTATGCAGGATCTGCGGAATATCCTGGTCGCGGATCTGTTTCCCATAGATGGAGAGAACCGATATCCCCCGGCCTGTCAGAAGGCCGGCCAGTCCCATATCCTGGGTTACCGCTGCATCTCCCCTGCACGCATGATTGACGATATAAAGGTCGGCAGCCTCCTTTTCCTGGTCGACATAAATCCACTTTTCTTCTGCATGATCATCCCGCCGGTATCCGGCATAACTGGCAACGAACACAGGGGAAACGCCAAACCGGGCGGTAATCTGTCTAATCTCTTCCGTAACAGGACATGCATCCGCATCGACAAATAACGTGGTTTTTTTCATCTCTATATTCACATTCTCGTTCAGGGCATAGAATTCCTGCTTCTCCTGTTATGTTTTTATTTTTAAAATATTATCAAAAATGACATGCATGTCCCTTAGATTCACAAAAGCTTATTATAACCAAATTCATAAACTCTGGCAATATATATGCATCAGATCATCAGTGGGGCTTCCTTCATCCCCGCTGATTGATCGTTGAACCCAATAAATCTTGACCGATGTGCAAGTTTTTCCCTGTGATTCGGACCGGCATCACTCCACAGTACCTTTCGCCAGTTTGACGAACGCCCTCGTTATATTGGTTTTTGTCATGCGACCGATCACTTCCAGCCCATGTTCATGGTCACGGACTACCGGAACAGCGTCGACCTGTCTTGAAATCAACATTTCTGCCACATCAATCACAGAATCCTGTTCATGGCAGCAGACAATATTCGGCATACGCGACATGATCATGCTGACGGGTACCTGATTCATATCCTGCGTGCCGATGGCCGTACGGAGCAGATCCTTGCGTGAAGTGACACCAGTCAGATAGCCGTTTTCATCGATGACAAACAGTGAACCTACATCCTCGGTAAACATATCACATACCGCCTGATACGCAGAAGCGTCTTCTTTTATTACTGCCGGAAAGGAAAGAAAGTCAATGACTTTAAGTTTCGCCAACTGCTCGGAAAACAATGAATGAAGGGTCTGGCCTGTATAAAAATAACCGACACGCGGCCGGGCATCGAGAAAGCCGGCCATGGTTAATAGTGCCAGATCGGGACGTAACGTCGCACGGGCGATGTTCAGCTGTTCAGCTATCGATTCTCCTGTAACCGGAGCTGATTTTTTAACAATCTCGATGATTTTTTTCTGGCGTTCATTCAGTTCCATGCGGTTTCCCTCTCTTACTCATCTATTTCTGAACTCCCCGTCCCTGTTTATTGAGACGAGGATTTATTATCGGCTTTAAAATGGCTGAGTTGTTCTATGAATCTTCTGGACCGTAATTTAATACCTGCATTTTGCTCGTAATAAGCAGCGATCAGCGCCTCTATTTCCCGAATCGTATCGGGTTTCACTGAAACAGTACCGATCCTTTCGAGCGGAATCCTTTTAAAAAGCGAAATCAGTGTTGAAGCGCGTAAAGTCATTGGAATAGCGTAAGGATCGGACTGAGCACAATCAGGACAAAGGAACCCCCCTCCGGAAATGGAAAAGCGATAGGATTTCTTCTTTTCACCACACCTGAGGCAGTGATCGACCTGTGGATCAATTCCGGCAATCCGCATCAATTTTATCGAAAAAATGGCCGCAAGCACTGCGGCATCTGTACCTTTATCAATCTTTACCAGTGTATCACGAAGCAGGCGGTAAAGTCCGGGAAAGGGTTTGTTGTCTTCTGTTAATCGATCGAGAAGTTCCAGAATGAGCGCCGCATATGCTGTGCTTCTGATATCGGCCATAATGCCGCGAAAGGTATGAATGGACTCAGCCTGATAAAGTGATCCAAGACCTCTTCCCCTGTTAAACAGGCACATACCATAAAAAAGGACATGACTGACACCGGATAGTGTACTGCGTGGCTTTCTGGCTCCCCGCGCCATGAGCCCGATCTTTCCAAAATCCGCCGTGTATAGGGTCAGAATTTTATTTGATTCCCCATAATCTGTTGTTCGAATAACAATGCCCTTCGCTTTGGCCATCAAAGCGATCACCCAGTTTCTTTATATACTCCGCCTTCAGGATAAAATTTATTGACCGGGTTCTTCTGAAATTTCCTGAATGGTGCTTTTGTCCTCCGCCGGCCGGTTATTTTCATTTTCCATCTCTTTCATGAGCAGGTAAGAATCAATGCTCCCCGTCATACAGAATATACGCCAAGTCAGATCCTGCATCTGTTTCATCCCCCATTTAAACCTCATGCTTAGTTTTTACGAAATGAAGATTTTCATGAGAAGAAATGATTGTCAATTCATTCAGGACTTTTACTCATCACGGTCCATATATCCAAAGTTTTTTAATTCTTCATCTTTGTCCCGCCAGTTTTTATCTACTTTCACCCATAATTCAAGGAATACTCTGGAACCAAGCATCGCTTCTATTTCTTTTCTGGCCAGTGTCCCGATCTTCTTCAGCATGCTGCCGGCACGCCCGATAATAATTCCTTTCTGTGAAGGACGTTCAACCATAATGGTCGCCTGAACATCCGTGAGGTTCCGCCCCGGTTTTCTTTTCATCTTATCGATGATCACGGCTACGGAGTGTGGCACTTCATCACGAGTCATCTGAAGGATCTTCTCACGAATCAATTCAGCAGCAATAAAGCGCTCGGGATGATCGGTGACCTGATCTTCGGGATAATACTTTGGTCCTTCCGGAAGATAAGCCTTGATCTGACCTAACAGCGCGGAAACATTCTGCCCCTGAAGTGCGGACAGCGGAATCACTTCGCTGAATGTATATAACTGACGATAGCGGTCAATCAGCGGCAACAGGTCATCCGGATGAACCTTATCGATTTTATTCACAAGAAGAAAAACGGGAGATTCCGTTTTTTTCAGAAAATCGATGATAAACTGATCGCCTCTTCCATAACCTTGTTCCGCATCGATCAAAAACAGGATCAGATCGGCCTCATTCAGGGTATCCAGGGCGAGCGACGTCATGACTTCGCCGAGACGATGTTTCGGTTTATGTATTCCTGGTGTATCAATAAAAATAACCTGTTCTTCGTCTGTGGTATAGATACCGCGAATTTTATTGCGTGTTGTCTGTGCCTTGTCGCTCATGATGGCTATTTTCTGGCCAAGAACTCTGTTCAATAAAGTAGATTTCCCCACATTTGGCCTGCCGACAATGGCGACAAAACCGGATTTAAATGTTTTACTCATGGTCCATATCCTCCGAATTAAAAGCCCGGGGAGCAGTTCTGCAACGGTTGTGGTCTGTGTTTTTCCAGCCGTATTGGCCAGAATAACGCGCATATCTTTCGGACAAAGTTCACTCATCACCTGCCGGCACGCCCCGCATGGAGTGACCGGTCGCGGGCTCTCGGCAATGACTGCCAATGCCGTATAATCTTTTATACCCTCTGAAAAAGCCTTAAAAATAGCTGTTCTTTCGGCACAGTTGCAGACGGAATACGCGGCGTTCTCGATATTAAAGCCCGTGATCACTTTCCCTGACTTTGTCATCAGCGCTGCACCCACATGAAAATGTGAATAAGGAACATAGGCCTTTTCCATTGCTTTTTTCGCTGCCTCAATCAGACGTCTGTCGTCCATAATAGATCCACCTTTTTTTCATTCTGTCATAAAAGTTGTATAAAGGATAATGGCGAAAATGATGGTTGCAATGACCGAAAACCACCAGACAGCTGCCGCTGCAGCATCTTTTGCCGCTTTAGCCATAGGATGAGGCTCCCTCGTCACAAGATCTACCGCCCTTTCCACAGCAGTATTTACCAGTTCCAGGCTGATCACCCCGCCAATCAGTATCAGGATGATCAGAAGATTGGAACGCGAGACGCCAATAACCAGGGAAAAAATCAGTACAACAACTGCTGCAAACAACTGAAGCCGGATGTTCCGTTCCTGAAGAACAGCGAGACGAAAACCTGAAATGGCATCCACAAAACTCCTCGGCAGCTTTTTGTGTTTGCGATGTTCTGCCGGATACCTTTTCATAAACGTTTCAGCCCAAACGACTCAAGAATTTTTTCCTGAAGCCCGAACATCTTTTTCTTTTCCTGCTCTGTCGTATGGTCATAACCCAGCAGATGCAGAAGTCCATGAATAACAAGAAAACCAAGTTCCCGTTCAAAAGAATGTCCATATTCTGCTGCCTGTTCATGAGCTTTCTTCAGGGAAACGATGATATCACCTAAAACACGTGGCTCTCCTTTACCCAGATGAAGAGGAGCCTCATCATCTGCTTTTTCTTCCAGAGCAAACGAAATGACATCGGTTGGGCGATCAATTCCACGATATTGGCGGTTTATCTCCCTGATCCGTTCATTTCCCACAAATGTCAGCGAGCATTCAATCTCTCCAACGAGCTGAAGTACTTCTGAAGCATGGTTAAGCAGCCGGATGATCCACCTTTGCTGCTGTTCATTTAATTCCTCTGTTTCATCATGCATATCAATGATCATCGTCATCTGACATTCACCTTTTTAATCTTAAGTTCTTTGGGGTATTCAATTCTTGAATGATAGACCCCGCGCAGCGTCTCATCGATCGACTTCTCCACTGCTTTTAATTCTTTCAGCGTAATATCACATTCATCAAATTGTCCATCGCTCAGTCGATCGCTAAAAATACTTTTTACCAGATTCTGGACTTTTAATTGTGTCGGTTTTTTCATTGCACGTACTGCAGCTTCAATACTGTCAGACAGTTCGACCACTGCAGCTTCTTTCGTCTGGACTTTGGGCCCGGGATATCGGAATTCACTTTCCGGTATCGGCTTTTCGCTCTGCTCCTGTGCTTTGACATAAAAATAGCGCAGAAGGGTTGTCCCATGATGCTGTTCGGCAATATCAATGATCTCCTTAGGAAAATGATGGTTCCTCAGGATATCAGCCCCATCATACGGATGCGAGAAGATGATGGTCCGGCTCAGCTGAGGTGATATTTTTTCATGAGGGTTAACCCCGTCCAGCTGATTTTCAACGAAAAATTTTGGTCGCTTCGTTTTACCGATGTCATGATAATAGGCCGCCACTCTCGCAAGCAGACCGTTTGCGCCGATCGCTTCGCAGGCCCGCTCTGCAAGATTTGCCACCATGACACTATGATGATAGGTCCCCGGCGCCTCAATCAGTATTTTTCGCAGCAATGGCTGGCTGGGATTCGACAGTTCAATCAACCGGAAGGGGGACAGAATACCAAAGCCGGCTTCAAACAGGGGCATCACACCATTAGCTAAAATAACAGACAGGAACCCGGATAAGAGGGCAAAACCAATCGACAGACTGGTACCGGTTAAAGAAAATGGCTGATTCTGAAACATCATGAGGGCTAATAGCGTTACGGCGTTTACAGAGGCAATGATCGACCCGGTCTGAAGAACCCTCGGTCTCGATCGGCGGCCAAGGACAAGGGCTCCGGTGATGGAGGAGAACATGAGATAGACAGTCATCGGCGCATCGAAAAGTGCAGCTTTGATATCGATACCAAAAATAACACTGCCTGCCAGTGCCAGCAGTACACCTGAAACCAGAGCAAGACGCTCACTGAGCAGCATACGGATAAGCAGGGGTCCAACCGCGGCTGGAATAATCAGGTACAATCCATGGACACCTGTCAGGCCCAGGTAACTGCAGATCTTAATAATACCTGCCGTGCCGAGAAAGACGAGCGCATAAATATACAAATACTTGATGGATCTGTTCCGGTTCCTTTCTCTGAAACGCTTATATTCAAACCAGAAAATTGAAGTGATAAAAGCTGTAAGCAGAAATAAACCAATAAATGGAAGTGCATTAAACTTTTCATCGATAATGCCAACCAGTTTCAGCTGGCGCATCATATCGTTGGTGACCAGCTCGCCCTTTCTGACAATCACTTCTCCCTGATGAATCACTACGCTGTCGACGTTGCTTGCTGCTTCTTGCTTATTTTGCCGTGTTGCCTTTGTATCCAGTGAATAATTCGCTGTTATGTAGCTCTGGAGCACTTCATTAAGTGCCTTCCTGATGTCGTCATTGAGAACAGATGTCGGCAGGGATACTGCAGATCTTTCCTGAACACGCTGCAGATCATTCCAACCGATTTTCTGGCTCATCGCTTCGTAAATGCTGGTACTTGCCATATCCTCTGCAATACTTATTTCATTTTCAGAAGCAGTCAGCAAAGACTTGAGTGCAGACGGCGATATATTCGCATCCGGAGTTTCAGCAAGGCTATCAGAAATGCGCTGTGTCGCCTTATCCTGATCCTTTGGCGAAGATTCTGCATCAATATGATCTTCTTTTTTTACCTGATCGATGGTGTCAAACAGATCGCCAACCTTCTCAACCTGCATCAGCGCCAGACTTTTATTGTAGGCATATGCAGAGGGGGTGGACTCCATCGCTTCCTGTTTTCTTAATTCAGTCGCCTGTGTATCAACCACATCAACAGGTGCCTGAATGTCATGGGTCGCTACTTCATGAAGTCTGACATCCGGATTCTTCGGAAGGACACTGCCGATCATCAGGGCATACAAAACAATGCCGACAATAGCTGCAACGCTCCAGCCGGTGACAAATTTTAGAGATACGTCCTTCAGCTTATTAATTATTCCAGATGAAGATTTCATTGCAGTGCCTCCGAAATTTCACTAGTCACCTGTTATATTTCCCCAACCTGTCCGTTAAGGTAGATTCAGTCTCCATAGGCTTCAATAATTTTCTGTACCAGTGGATGGCGGACAACATCCGTACTTTTTAAAGAAACAAAAGCGATTCCTTCTATATGCTCCAGAAGTTCCCTTGCCGTTATCAATCCTGATTTTTTCCCCTTGGGAAGATCTACCTGTGTCACATCTCCGGTGATAATCATTTTTGAACCGAAACCCAGACGGGTCAGAAACATTTTCATCTGTTCCTGTGTTGTGTTTTGCGCTTCATCAAGGATCACAAAGGCATCTTCCAGTGTCCGGCCTCTCATATAAGCAAGGGGAGCAATTTCAATCGTTCCGCGATCCAGCAGTCGGAGTGTATGCTCTGCTCCGAGCACATCATGTAATGCATCATAAAGCGGGCGAAGATAGGGATCAACCTTTTCTTTAAGGTCCCCCGGAAGAAAGCCAAGATTTTCACCGGCCTCAACTGCCGGACGAGTCAGGATCAGTCTTTTAATTCTGCCATTTTTCAAAGCGGTTACGGCCATGACAACAGCAAGATACGTCTTCCCCGTACCGGCCGGACCTATGGCAAAAACCATATCATGTTTTTCTATCGCTTCGATGTATCGCTTTTGTCCCAGGGTTTTCGCACGAATGGGCTTCCCCTTGGCATTTGTCGCGATTTCATCATCATAGAGGCGGCCGAAACTTTCCAGCTGACCATTTTCAGCCATCTTCAGGGCGTACACTGCATCCCGTTCGGTCACAGATATCCCGCGCCTGATCAGCCGAAGGAGTGCACGTAACACTTCTTCAACTCTTGCTGCGTCCTCCTCTTTCTCAGAAGAGACACTGATTGTACCACCCCGGGTGACGATTGAAATGCCCAGAGTCTTTTCTATAATTTTTAAATGAGCATCTCCCGGGCCAAAAAGCATCAGTGCTTCATTTGCATTATCCAGGTCTAATGAAATTTTATATAAATGGCGTTCTGGCAAGCTCTATTTATCCCCCTCGGTTGCTTCTGCGTTTCTCTCATTTTACCATATGTGATCTATTGAATTCCAATCCGTTTTTAATCGCATGAACTCCCGCATTATTTATCGACAGGCGATTACTTTTTTCCCCCTTCCTTTTTCTTTTCCGCTGCCGGATCCAGCGCCTGGGGACGGACAATATCTTCATAAACGACATGGTGGCTTTTAACCACAAGCTCTCCATTTCCTGACTGCGCTTTCTGATCCACTTTAGTGGATACCACCTTCGCACCCTGAGGAAGCCGGCCAAGCAGTTTAGTTACCGCCGTCCGTTTTGCTTCCTCCAGGGCCTCCTCTTGTGTTAACCGCCTTTCAGATACCTTTTTTTCCCGATAAAGGGTCCGGCTCCAGGTGACGGGAAGCTCCCAAAGAAGAAAACGTACTTTCTTTTTGACTGTTTCTTTATTGAAGGTATTGTACGGTTTCGATTTAAGCCCCCACAAAGGGATCTGAACGTTCCAGAACGACAGGCGGTACTGCTTACTGGACTTTCCGGTATAAAGGCTGTAACGGCTTGTCAGAGGCACAGACGTTTCCGACTGATACCAGGTTTCACCAATGACTTTCCCCTCTGAAGAGACAAATTTCGGAGACTTGTCCGATCCGGTCCTGCCCGAAACGAGCAATTGCCCCCGCCTGACAAACTGGCTGCTTTCAACTACCGGCTGTCCTTTCTCGACAAACATTTGGTGGATCACAGCCGGCTTTGCCGCTATGAGATTTCTCGGACCCGCCGGTTTCTTCTTTTCGGCATATTTCTTCTGAACCACATCGATATGATAAGTTGTCCCCTCCCGTGAGACGCCAATCCAGGTGACTTTAGTCAGACTGGAGGTCAGGCTGTCTTCGATTTGTCCGGAGTCAGGTACGAAAATATCCAGAGTACCAACATACAGATGCTGCTCTTTTAACAAGGTACGTATACGTTCTTCAAGTTCCGGATCGGCTCCCTTAATCTGAACAGACCAGACCATGTTTGATAAAATAATCAGGATAAAGATAAAGAAAAAGATACCGATGACGGAACCGATTTGTATCTGAATTTTTCTCCACGAAAAGGCGATGCCGGTTTTCTTTATGATATGAATACGACACCCGCTTTTCTTAACCAGTCGCTTTAACGTCGATGGGTTCTGAACAGGCAGGGTACAGACAAGAGTTGTCCCATTTATACGCCTGACCTGCCAGAGCGGAATACCCAGCGTCCTGCATACGGCTAAAAAGCGTTCGGGTTGATCTCCTTTTATTTCCACCTTTAACCGGCTCGTACTCTGCTGAATCCGGTTTTTCAATTCATGTCCTCCTTGTATACTATGTTTGAGCCTCAATTTATGGCTTTATAAATAAAGATTTTTCCTTGATCACTTCATAGCCTGCTGCTCTTCCTGGTAATAGATCTTCTGAACAAGTCCTTTGAGCTCTATTTCTGTTCCGGCAATATATTCCAGGACAAAACCTTCACCAGCTATGTGAAGCTTTCGGGAATCCATCGCAAGGACCAGTTCATTCTCTGAAAAAGCAATCACTCCATGATGATTTTCGATACTGAGGCTGG from the Sporolactobacillus sp. Y61 genome contains:
- a CDS encoding HD family phosphohydrolase — translated: MKSSSGIINKLKDVSLKFVTGWSVAAIVGIVLYALMIGSVLPKNPDVRLHEVATHDIQAPVDVVDTQATELRKQEAMESTPSAYAYNKSLALMQVEKVGDLFDTIDQVKKEDHIDAESSPKDQDKATQRISDSLAETPDANISPSALKSLLTASENEISIAEDMASTSIYEAMSQKIGWNDLQRVQERSAVSLPTSVLNDDIRKALNEVLQSYITANYSLDTKATRQNKQEAASNVDSVVIHQGEVIVRKGELVTNDMMRQLKLVGIIDEKFNALPFIGLFLLTAFITSIFWFEYKRFRERNRNRSIKYLYIYALVFLGTAGIIKICSYLGLTGVHGLYLIIPAAVGPLLIRMLLSERLALVSGVLLALAGSVIFGIDIKAALFDAPMTVYLMFSSITGALVLGRRSRPRVLQTGSIIASVNAVTLLALMMFQNQPFSLTGTSLSIGFALLSGFLSVILANGVMPLFEAGFGILSPFRLIELSNPSQPLLRKILIEAPGTYHHSVMVANLAERACEAIGANGLLARVAAYYHDIGKTKRPKFFVENQLDGVNPHEKISPQLSRTIIFSHPYDGADILRNHHFPKEIIDIAEQHHGTTLLRYFYVKAQEQSEKPIPESEFRYPGPKVQTKEAAVVELSDSIEAAVRAMKKPTQLKVQNLVKSIFSDRLSDGQFDECDITLKELKAVEKSIDETLRGVYHSRIEYPKELKIKKVNVR
- a CDS encoding PhoH family protein; this translates as MLFGPGDAHLKIIEKTLGISIVTRGGTISVSSEKEEDAARVEEVLRALLRLIRRGISVTERDAVYALKMAENGQLESFGRLYDDEIATNAKGKPIRAKTLGQKRYIEAIEKHDMVFAIGPAGTGKTYLAVVMAVTALKNGRIKRLILTRPAVEAGENLGFLPGDLKEKVDPYLRPLYDALHDVLGAEHTLRLLDRGTIEIAPLAYMRGRTLEDAFVILDEAQNTTQEQMKMFLTRLGFGSKMIITGDVTQVDLPKGKKSGLITARELLEHIEGIAFVSLKSTDVVRHPLVQKIIEAYGD
- the yqfD gene encoding sporulation protein YqfD, giving the protein MKNRIQQSTSRLKVEIKGDQPERFLAVCRTLGIPLWQVRRINGTTLVCTLPVQNPSTLKRLVKKSGCRIHIIKKTGIAFSWRKIQIQIGSVIGIFFFIFILIILSNMVWSVQIKGADPELEERIRTLLKEQHLYVGTLDIFVPDSGQIEDSLTSSLTKVTWIGVSREGTTYHIDVVQKKYAEKKKPAGPRNLIAAKPAVIHQMFVEKGQPVVESSQFVRRGQLLVSGRTGSDKSPKFVSSEGKVIGETWYQSETSVPLTSRYSLYTGKSSKQYRLSFWNVQIPLWGLKSKPYNTFNKETVKKKVRFLLWELPVTWSRTLYREKKVSERRLTQEEALEEAKRTAVTKLLGRLPQGAKVVSTKVDQKAQSGNGELVVKSHHVVYEDIVRPQALDPAAEKKKEGGKK
- the yqfC gene encoding sporulation protein YqfC is translated as MRKWPDKLRKWFTEVSDLPEDVITGLPRITLIGQSSLSIENHHGVIAFSENELVLAMDSRKLHIAGEGFVLEYIAGTEIELKGLVQKIYYQEEQQAMK